gctccagtTGATGTCCCCTGTGAAGCCCAATACAGGGAACAGGGCCAATAGCGGGCACCTAGTACATAGACAACAGAACAGCACAGGGGCCTGCAGTGTGGCGGGCCAGTAGGTTCAACCCCAGCTTCTCTGTGTGGAATTTACGTCCAAGggcgtgtgttccaggaaggcctgcaaattcaaacatgagtgcccgctgtACGGGGGGCATCATGCCTTTTCAGTCTGCAGTAGATCAAAAGCGAAGGCTGGCACCAAGcaccctggagggggggggtagctaacagccacctggaaaaggaaCCCAGTCCCATTGGTCTGAGGGTACTTAAAAGGCTGTTGGCTAGTTACCCCTTGGTGGCTGATAAGGATTATCTGATGGATGGTTTTACTCATGGATTTAGGATTCTGTACCAGGGACCTAGGGTCCCTGGTTCGGCCCCTAATCTGCACTCAGTGATAGGAATGGAACACATAGTCAAGGCCAAAATAGCGAAGGAATGTTTGGAAGGGAGAGTCATTGGCCCATTTGAGACCCCGCCAATACCCACATTACGGGTATCCCCCTTaggagtggtgcctaagaaagcgCCGGGGGAATACCACCTGATACATCATTtgtcttaccccaggggtggatcagtgaatgatgccattctgGAAGTTCTTTGTTCCATCAGGTACACCTCCTTTGATAAAGCGATCAAAGTGGTTTGGGGTTGCGGTGTGGGGGccaaaatggcaaaatgcgacattaagtctgcatttcatcTTCTGCCAGTACACCCAAAGGACTTTGATTTGCTGGGTTTTGCATTTGAGGGGAAGTactacatggatagggccctacCCATGGGCTGTTCAGTGTCCTGTGCTGCTTTTGAAAggtttagttcctttatggaatgggcattGCGGGCAAGGTTGGGGTTGAACGACaccgttcattacctggatgactaccttttcgtgggTCTCGCCGGGTCTGGAAAATGTGCCAGATTATTGCATTCATTCGAGGACCTTGCCTGGGAACttggggtgccattggcacatgagaagacagagggccccagtTCAGTCATTACCTTTTTAGGCATTGAGTTGGACACCACGCAGCAAACCTCAGGGCTGCCGGCTGACAAAGTGGTGGGCCTTAGTGTCAGGTTGGCTTCTCTTAAACAGCAGTGCAAGGTGACGCTGTTGGAGCTTCAGCAGCTGGTgaggcatctcaactttgcgtgcaaagttgtaGCCCCGGGTAGGGCATTTTTGCGACACCTATGTGACGCAATGAGGTCTCTGAGGCTCCCTCACCGCAGAGTGCGAATGATCGCCGGTATGCGAATGGACTTGGAagtatgggaggaatttttgagTTCCTTCAACAGAATTTCATTTTGGCGTGATGACTTGAGGTTAGAAGCGGAGCTCCAAATATCCTCAGATGCAGACAGGGCCACCGGTTTTGGAGTATATTTCAGGGGGCATTGGTGCGCGGAGCAATGGCCCGTGGCGTGGTTGAGCAGTGGGTTATGTCAGGACttaacctttttggagttttttcccatcgTGGTAGCTGTATGGCTTTGGGGAGATCAGTTGGCCAACCATacagtgcatttctggtgtgacaacatggctgtcgtacatgttatcaattccttgtcATCAAAATCAGTTGTGGTAATGAATTTGGTGCGATCTTTTATATTGCGTTGCCTCTTGCCTGGCATGTTCCGGGAGTTTGTAATTGGGTGGCGAACGCTTTATATTGCCAACAGGTGGAATGTTTTCGCCTGCTTGCTCCGGAAGCAGACCAGCAACCTGCACGAATGCCACCGGAGCTTTGGCAGATTGGGAggcggaagccggtagggcaattcaacTAGCTCTAGCACCTAGTACCCAAAAAGCCTATGCGAGGGCAGAATTACAGTTCCGGGCTTTCAGGAGGGCTGCGGAGCTTCCGGACAGCTGGCCGGAACCGGTGGCTCACATTATTTAATTTTGTGTCTACCAGAAGGAGAAGGGGCTAGGGCTGAAATCCATCAAGGGGCAATCGGCTGCGCTGGCTTTTGTTAGTAAAGCACAGGGCTTTCCTGAGAGCACCTGCgattttagggttaggaagatgctggagggctgatCAAGAGAGAGGGGGCCCAAGGCAGACACACGGCAGCCAATATCTCCTTCAGTGCTGCAGGGGCTTCACAGGGTTTGGCCGGAGGTGTGTTCCTCTTCGTTTGAGGCCTCTCTTTTCCACGcggcttccttggttgccttttttggggcactATGGATCAGTGAGCTGGTGGTGCAGTCGAAGGCAGATCATTCGGGCCGGGCTCTGTGCGCTGGTGATGTAAAATTTGTAGGGGGGCAGGTTAAGCTGACAGTACGGTGGTCGAAAACCGACCAGCATCAGAAAGGGACGGTCATTGTGATCGGCCAATGTGCTGCAGCTGAGCTATGCCCAGTCAAAGCTTTGGAGCGATATATTGTGCTCAGGGGTGAGGGCCCTTTGTTTCGGCATCTGGAGGGCCCTCCCCTCACAAAGTATCGATTTTGGGCAGTGACCGGGAGAGTCCTGGCTGAGCTGGGTTTCGGGGGTGTCAAATTTGGGACCCATTCATTCCAAATTGAGGCTGCATCTATGGCGGCAGCGATGGGTTACACCCCCCACTATACAGCAGATGGATCGGTGGTgatctccatgtctgttagccgccctgagcccgcctcggcgggggagggcgggatataaaaataaagttattattattatcattattattattattattattattattaataaagtggcccgtttttttcatccaacactgtgtcagcctcttcattctgattGGGGGGGGcaagtcggccccctcccagccaaacgGCATCACCGCTTTCAGGCTGGGGGCTGGGtttgccctcccagaaggagggaaggctggcgtcGGCTCCCCAACAGCACGGGAAGCTGAGGGGGCGTGGTGTCAGGGCTataaagcccctcccccaccccgaacAACACAGTTCTTTCTGGCTCTTGGCCTGCCTGCCcaccctatgcagtacaggttttactggtcgccttattaggggccaggtaggatttttttcattttcactggattggcataagtgaatttgtttttcacctaccttgtactgctggttagagtagagtttggggaggagttgttagttggtcgcttggcaggatgaggtattggctacagtattttaggggagcacctatggctctgcaccagttggtgctggtggtctgtacgaactgcagatgggctttacggctcaatgcggggagtgcagatcacgacaaagcctcactggGGTGGATCCTTCCAGTAAGTTGGATGCCGGCctaagtggaggtggagtttgggcctggctggtcagcaccagccagatgatattgggccTGTGCTGGAGGCAGGGTGACTggtcctcccaggacaaggcggggtcctgggtttgaccccagggcttgtcctgttaggcctagacctcttgctaTTCCTGCtagttcaagttatgtttaataaagcaacCCGTAtttttcatccaacactgtgtcagcctcttcattctgacttggggggcaatatcCACTATCTTTTTTTCTATTAAAACCAGAGACAACATTAAGTACCATGGTCCTCTTCACCTTTCTTTTTctcaacaaccctatgagatacAATCAGGCTAACACTTTCTAAACAATTTTCTCAAGGAAACCTTCACTTCTTCATTTCTCAGACTATAGATGATGGGGTTAAGCATAGGAATCAAAATGGTGTAGAACAAGGAAAGCAATTTGTTCACAATCAATGTCTCTTTTGACCTGGGACTTACATAGACAATAGTTCCTGACCCATAGAAAAGAGATACCACAATAATATGTGAAGAGCATGTGGCAAACACTTTCTTCCGACTTTCAACTGAAGACATCTTCAGAATTACAGATATTATTTTGACATAAGAAGCAAAGATAAGACAAAAAGGGAGGACTATGATTAGTGCAGAGGCTACAACCCTGTAAACTTCATTTGCAATGGTATCTGCACAGGCCAGCTCCAGCACAGGTAGGACATCACAGAAGAAGTTGTTAATTTCACGAGTGCCACAATAGGGCAAGGTAAACAGTAGGTATATCTGCCCCATATGGATAGGCATGGGGATAATAAACGACCCAGTAACAAGTACTAAACAGAGTTCTTTACATATTATGAGTTTATAATGCAAGGGGTTACATATGGCTACATATCGGTCATAGGCCATAGCAGCCAGAAGGAAACACTCAATGCTTCCGAGAAAAAGTATGAAGTAGATCTGGGCAGCGCAGCCAACAAATGAGATGGTCTTATTTTGTGCCACAAAATTGACCAGCATTTTTGGAAGAGTGACTGAAGTGTAGAGGATCTCTAGGAAGGCCAGGTTCTtcaaaaagaaatacattggggTATCAAGGATAGGATCAGTCATAATAATGTAAATGATAAGTCCATTTCCTGTTATGATACTCATGTAGATCAAGAGGAACACCGCAAACAGCAACTCTTCTAGAACTGGGAGTTCAGAGTATCCAACAAATATGAAGTCAGATAATGCAGTGTGATTCTCTTGTATCATTTTTAGTTGCAGCTGGTGTAGAACAATGACAGAAAACAAACATTGGTgattaatatttaatttatagtcCTATGGTGAGCTGCATGCCTTTAAGTCCTTTAATTTCAAGGAACGTGGAAATTGTGATTCTGCTAAGACTTTCATAGCAAGGATTAGATccaggcagcattttttctccatctcATCCAACCCTTCTCTTTGCTACAGCCCACACTTATAGATGGTTTTTGACCATAGAGGTCCCATGGTGCCCAGCATAGAATCTTTGAGTCATCAGTGCAGACCTCACttccctttttcaccagcaaaAATACTGTTTAGGTCAAATCTTTAAGTGTTTACATGGTCACTTTAGTGTCCATGGATTCCCACATCAACCTATATCAAACTATTTCTGTTATCCTATCTTTAATTATGTAAATACAACAATGACTTTCAACACAAGGAAACATATAAAATGCATATGTAATTATTCATGGcacaaggaaaatgagaatccAAAAATCGTTGGAGGACATTATTATAATTTGGATGACCTTTTGACTTGTTATGACTAAAAATGTCATATGGAGTATGGCACAAGAATTTTGCTAAGAAAAATAGAATGCCTTTTAGATTAATTCTATATAGCAACCTGTGCTGTAAACattttgctctttttttaaaaaaaaatatgccacCATAGAATGTTTAGTTCATTCTCTGAGACACAGTTTTAATAAGCATATTCCACGAATAGCATAACAGTTCAGATTATCATTTGTATAGCAGCGGAGCCAGTTAGAGTTGGGCTTCAGAAAATGGGCAGGTGCTAACAGGCTTTCCATGTGGCTGAATTACCACTTCCATCAGGAAACAGACCATGATAGCAAGAGATAGCCTTTCTGAAAAAGCAATGGAGACAGTCGTAGGCAGAACTACACCCTTCTAATCCCATGGGCTTcaatggaagaagaggaagaactggTTGTTATActtcacttttctctaccttaaggaatctgaaagtggcttacagtcccattcccttcctctcccacaacaggctcCTCCGTtcaagctgtggagttttgcgATCAAATaccctactttgtgagctactgcttacattagtttgctctggggccattgttcctgagccaactcacactaactcatcttagagggaacagtacataggtggggctgagactggTCCAAGGTTCCCCATCAGGTTTCATGTAGGGTGTTTtctcactgaccttaatcggcagcgacgtccctcttcaccgcgcaggatctgcacggattttgcaccaattgctgcagagcacccggaagagccgcaaagtcccgcggcttttgcggcacaaatggaaaccgccaaaaaccagtttccatttgcgccgcaaaagccgcaggactttgcggctcttctgggtgctccgcagcaattggtgtgaaatccacacagatcctgcgcggtgaagagggacgtcgctgctgattaaggtcagtgagaAAATGCCCatagagtgggaaatcaaacccagttcttcaggtagaatctgctgctcttaacctctacacttAGCTTGCTGAATGCACTGATTAATACTTTCCTGGGAAGTTACACAGCTATACTTAGGTAAGGGAAAAGAAACAGTTTGTTTTCTCAcaagcaggggaaaaaaaacagcatGACTACTTCTGAGTAGGGAAAGGGAATTAGAAGGCAGCTGGATAAAAGCTCTTGATAAAAGGAAAAGGGTGGACCTGATTTGGATGGACCAGCCTAGCCTAACTTTGTCATATACTGATAGTTAGGAAAGGCAGCCCTGAGTTGTTCTTGGGTtaaagactaccaaggaagtccagggttgctacacagagacaagcaagcaatggcaaaccacctctgttcatcttgcTTTGAACACCCtctgaggttgccataaattgactgtgacctcatggcactttccaccaccaggaagaggggaagagaaagaagactCTTGCAGGTGTTGTTGGAACACAAATAAGCTTCAGGGATAAGGCAAGGGGGTGCTTATCAAAGGGGTGCTTGTTTGAACACCAATGAACTAAAAGGATAAGGCAAGGGGTGTTTTTCGACCTAGATTCCTTGAACTTAATAGAAGCCAATAACCCTGCAACTTCAATTCCTCTCTATGATCCAAGTATCTCTTTCATGCAAGCTCTTAATGCAAATTTGTGTGATTTATATCAGTCAATAAGGACTAAGTAGAAGGGCTGTAGTTTGAAACAGTTTAAGGAGGGAAAGCTATTCAGAAAACTAGACTGTTTCCCAGAAAGTATTGATAATGCTAAATCAACAATCATGTTAATTTCAGTCACTTAAATGGTAATAATCTAGAAACGTCAGACATTTCAAATCAATTATTTACATGTTGAACCTAGTACACATTTTCCTGGTAGTTAAGAGTGTCAGGCAAGGACCTGAATTTGAATCCCTGCTCCATTTGGAAGCTCACTGAATACAAGTGGACCTGTTAtactttctctctcagcctaaattTTACAAGGTTAGTGTCAGGATTAAAATAATTATGTCTGTCATTCTCAACTGTAtaggtagattttttaaaaaaatatatagatttGTGAAAAATACTCTTCAATTAAACAAACTAGAATTTGGAATAAAGTAAATTACTTTATTCCACACATCCTTCCCTGCAAGTATGCCTTTTGAACacagtaatattttttttttaaagtggttcGATCATTAGTGAAAGGGACTGAATGGATTCTCCATATACAAACTAGGAAGATTTTTAAATAGTAGTGTTGGGAGGTGATAGAGGAGAGCTCTGCAGAGGTCCTTGCAGTTCTGCTTGCAGTCCTTCTGGAAGAATTtgtttggccattgtgtgggaAAAGATGCTTAACCAAATGGACCATTATATAAACTGTTCACATTCTTATGTAAGCACAACTAAACCACTTACTATACAAACATAGGAAGTAAAGAAAAGATGCTTTGGTGGAATGAAAAAAAACACCAAACTGCAGTGCAGAAAACTATAAGAGGATCCTTGCTGGATCAaaacagtggtccatctggtctgCTATCCTACTTTGCATAGTAGCCAAACAActtccctggagggccaacaaacaaggCCTTCTTCTTCTGATGCTGCTTCATAGCACTGTTAATCAGAGGTTTATTGTCACTGAAGGTAGAAGAAACTTTTAGTCACTGAGGCTTGCAGCCATGGATGGACCACTCCCCCATGACCCTCTCTGATGTTCTTTTAAAGGCATCTGTCCTTGTGGCCATCACTCGCAATGAACTCCAAATTTTAATTACTCAGTGAGTAAAGTATTTTCCTTTGTCCATTCTAAGTCCTTTGCCCATCAACTTTACTGAATGCACCCAAGGTCTAGTATTATGGagaaaaggttctttctttctacTCTTTTGCATTTTGTACAATGATAAAAGTAAGCAGTGCAGCAGAACAAGAATTGCTGTGCCTTACCTGTGTTGAGAGTAAACAGAAACAGAAATTTCAGCCTCTTAGTCCACATCCACATTAGGATACATTCTTTGGattctttattgttgttttgttcccTATAAACACTTGCTCCCACCCATGCAAATATCTCCACAGTTTGAATAGGACTGACAGTTTCCTTACTCCAAGTAGGGTTGTTCTTTTTCAAAAATGAGTTAATTGACAATGGTGCTATATCAACATAACAATACTTCTGGCTGTATGTTTCTTGGGGATATATTCTCAGTTGTATAGTCATTCATTATAACATTTTTTTCCCTAATTAAAAGTAGTCTCTGTCTTTTTAAAGAACTTTAAAGTACTGTGTTCAGTGGTCAGGTCTGGATACAGCTGTATTGTGTTCAGTGGTCAGGTCTGGATACAGCTGTATTGTGTTCAGTGGTCCAGTCTGGATATTGTGGCATGGTTAACCCTGGAGGATGtatgtgtggtgtagtggttgctaGCTTAGGCTATGGAAAAATCAGCttcaaatttccactctgccAGGAAACTTCCTGTTTTACCTGTACTATTGTGAGGATAGAATAGGAAAGGGAGAAACATGTCTGGCACATTGAGCTTCTTGAAGGAGTAAGATAAAGACAAATTAGCTAGGTCtgcctgtaagccaaaatgccctcaaaacgaggttggggaattgacaggtggaaACCTGGCtttaaaaggatctagaatctatgtatacaggatacacgtccagaaattattgcttaaatttaccagggacactaattaagtaaaacaatgcagagataacacaaggatggacaaacagggtgataattaccgatcgtagtcttcaaggaaggctccaatggtgacgaacaAGGACTAGgaggaagggaccctcaactgatcaggaatcggggatgtatctagacagtggaactgggatactactagatgcacacctgtgtggagctggaccacaggttataaggtctaccttgagccctcaggggatgggaggtacggggcggatgacaggtggtcagctggtacatgacctcagaaaaggggaggctctacaatgaccataagggctggacttatgcagtaaccaatagccagtttattggtggcacctgattggacaccatacctggccaatgagaggACTTGGCCtgagttacctgattggacctccaggtaacaatgggccaagggggaggctccaggatgaccattaagggaaaagaatgggaaaaattatttgGGTGGGAAGTGCTTAAGACtaacaaacttatctaaaaaggtgacaatagatggccaaattgctacctagggtAACGCCCAGTCtagacaaagacacttggctctaggtgaagatgttcttcctcctcttcattcttctactggcaccagtctttgtcttgggttccgttggacaaaggcttaggtggtctggtaggatccacacctaagataagcttgatggctttatgcataggtgacatctgttgagtacgtgagcctctcgcttcgctgtaatggagtctggcactgcaggaagatagctgctggtggtgttagcctcccaagatggattctctgatcaaggctgaaaaccacttgcctggacagttcctggcagcgcaacttcttccgcttcAGCCGCCGAGATGGGGCtcacacggagcgactggaaatgatctgttctcctggttagcactcctccagagacacagaATGCTGCTGTAACGTTGTGGCtattagtactcataagtcccttccagttcggtagacaaaacccacattctcctggcagatgtgtgtgagtttagTCTctaggcatcctggcaaccaagcgggtgactacaatgttctacAATGTTCtggactacaatgttctggaattTTCCTCACATGCCTGTGTTTGTTTATACACATTAGATCTTTGAGAAACAcatgtcttttttgggggggggggggtgcaggtgAGACATAAAAGAAACTACCAGTTTTTTTCCCCATACTTGTATGTCTCTTGCTGACAAAAATTATAAAATGACAAATGTGAATCTGTTATCATAGATTAAACAAAACGTAGAGACATCAGTCAATTCTCTTCATTTGTATTATGTGGACCAATTTGGGACTTGATtcctcccatttttttaaaaaaatataatatGTATTAACAATAATTTTCAGCCTTATCCAAAGTCATTGCAAAGCTTTTAAAGTCTCACTAAAGGAAGGCCATTCCACACCTTTTCAGAAACTCCATTATGGGTTTTTTCACAGCAAATGCATTCTATGTAATTGTGGTCAAGTGGACCTCATGAAATGAAGTCATATTTAACCAAGATTTTGAGCTAATTTAAGGTACTAAGGAACTCTATTCAGAGAGCAAATCCTTCAAATGTTTATTATTTTAAGGGGAAAATACAAAAAGTCAGCCTGAAGAATAGTGCCTGAGATGCAAGCAATCTCATCTCTTGCTCATGAGAAGTTTGAGGGCTTCTTTCACCTCCTTATTTCTCAGACTGTTGATTATAGGATTTAACATTGGGGTCACCACCatatagagaagggagagaaactTATTACTTTGACTTCCTGATTCTGAAGCTGTTGTGTTCCCTAAATATGTTGCACTACTTGTCCCATAGAACAAGGAGACCACCATGAGATGGGATGAGCAGATAGAGAAGGCTTTGTGCCTACTCTCTGCTGAAGGCATGGAAAGGATTGTGGAGATTATGTGAATATATGAGACTACAATCAACATGAAAGGGATCATCACAACAAAGGCAGACACCACCAACAGTTCATTCTCATTCACAGATGTATCCCCACAAGCCAATTTGATTAATGGCACAATGTCACAGAAAAAGTGATCAATAATGTTGGATTGGCGGAAATGTAACCTGACCATCAGCATGGTTTGCATGAGAGCTATAATACTCCCACCAAGCCGTGAGCAAGCTACAAGCCCAACACATACCCTCTTGCTCATCATGAGGAAATAATGCAAAGGGTGGCATATAGCTACATAACGGTTGTATGCCATGACTGTCAAAAGGAAGCACTCAGCAGCtcctgaaagagcaaaaaaatacATTTGTAAAAGACATCCTGCATAGGAGTTGATCCTGGTGCCCATCACAACATTGATCAGCATCTTGGGAATGGTGATAGAAGTGTAGCAAATCTCCAGAAAGGACAGATTTTCAAGAAAAAAATACATAGGTGTATGTAGAGTGGGG
The sequence above is a segment of the Heteronotia binoei isolate CCM8104 ecotype False Entrance Well chromosome 15, APGP_CSIRO_Hbin_v1, whole genome shotgun sequence genome. Coding sequences within it:
- the LOC132583572 gene encoding olfactory receptor 10A7-like, with product MIQENHTALSDFIFVGYSELPVLEELLFAVFLLIYMSIITGNGLIIYIIMTDPILDTPMYFFLKNLAFLEILYTSVTLPKMLVNFVAQNKTISFVGCAAQIYFILFLGSIECFLLAAMAYDRYVAICNPLHYKLIICKELCLVLVTGSFIIPMPIHMGQIYLLFTLPYCGTREINNFFCDVLPVLELACADTIANEVYRVVASALIIVLPFCLIFASYVKIISVILKMSSVESRKKVFATCSSHIIVVSLFYGSGTIVYVSPRSKETLIVNKLLSLFYTILIPMLNPIIYSLRNEEVKVSLRKLFRKC